A window from Malassezia japonica chromosome 1, complete sequence encodes these proteins:
- the MET8 gene encoding Bifunctional dehydrogenase and ferrochelatase (EggNog:ENOG503NYT8; TransMembrane:1 (o250-268i); COG:H), whose protein sequence is MTYPALTPGGSLVVAWQLRGRRVLLVGGGDVAAGRLFHLKNADAHVTVLCPPEGLCAEMKHRMDVDHAVDTYIPEVYSSESQLESGSYDMVLTAIDDADLSRAICQWCRARRIPVNVADVPPECDFYFGSVLRRGALQVMVSTGGKGPRLARQIRQRLEAALPENVGDAIERVGALRSALRRVAPEARDSGKRMQWMTDVCEAWSMDELARLDDAAIDRLLAGWPTNQVPTYREVYGASVRWALPSARDWLSFALGASSVAIAALWFTRRTNI, encoded by the coding sequence ATGACCTATCCTGCGCTGACGCCTGGCGGCAGTCTGGTCGTGGCGTGGCAGCTgcgtgggcggcgcgtgctgctcgtcggcggcggtgacgtcgcggccggccgccTGTTCCACCTGAAGAATGCGGATGCGCACGTCACGGTGCTGTGTCCCCCCGAAGGCCTGTGTGCCGAGATGAAGCACCGCATGGACGTCGACCATGCCGTCGACACGTATATCCCCGAGGTCTATTCCAGCGAGTCCCAGCTCGAAAGTGGCTCGTACGATATGGTGCTTACGGCAATTGACGACGCCGACCTGAGCCGCGCGATCTGCCAGTGGTGCCGTGCCCGGCGCATTCCGGTCaacgtcgccgacgtcccCCCCGAGTGCGACTTTTACTTTGGCTCGGTGcttcgccgcggcgcactgcaGGTCATGGTATCCACTGGCGGCAAAGGTCcccgccttgcgcgccagatccggcagcgcctcgaggccgcgctgccTGAAAATgtcggcgacgcgatcgagcgcgtcggcgcgctgcgcagtgcgctgcgccgtgtcgcgccCGAAGCGCGCGACAGTGGCAAGCGCATGCAGTGGATGACGGACGTGTGCGAGGCATGGTCCATGGACGAGCTCGCACGGCTCGACGATGCCGCCATCGaccgcctcctcgccggCTGGCCGACCAACCAAGTGCCGACGTACCGCGAGGTGtacggcgcgtcggtgcgctgggCGCTGCCCAGTGCGCGCGATTGGCTCTcctttgcgctcggcgcatcTTCGGTAGCTATAGCAGCTCTGTGGttcacgcggcgcactAACATATAA
- the ANB1 gene encoding translation initiation factor eIF5A (COG:J; EggNog:ENOG503P1UC), giving the protein MSDDESLNVNFETAHAGASLTYPQQCSALRKNGHVVIKGRPCKIIDMSTSKTGKHGHAKVHLVATDIFTERKYEDISPSTHNMDVPNVTRREYQLINIDDGYLNLMSNDGTSKDDVKVPEGDLGEQISAQFDDGKDLMVTIVAAMNEEHCLAFKEAPQGK; this is encoded by the exons ATG TCTGACGACGAGAGCCTTAACGTTAACTTCGAGACCGCCCACGCCGGTGCCTCGCTCACTTACCCCCAGCAGTGCTCGGCCCTGCGCAAGAACGGCCATGTGGTGATCAAGGGCCGCCCCTGCAAG ATCATTGACATGTCCACCTCGAAGACCGGTAAGCACGGTCACGCCAAGGTGCACCTTGTCGCTACCGACATCTTCACCGAGCGCAAGTACGAGGACATCTCGCCGTCCACCCACAACATGGACGTGCCCAACGTCACTCGCCGCGAGTACCAGCTGATCAACATCGACGATGGTTACCTCAACCTGATGTCGAACGACGGTACCTCGAAGGACGACGTCAAGGTCCCCGAGGGCGACCTTGGTGAGCAGATCTCTGCTCAGTTCGACGACGGCAAGGACCTCATGGTCACCATTGTCGCCGCCATGAACGAGGAGCACTGCCTTGCCTTCAAGGAGGCTCCCCAGGGCAAGTAA
- the TEL2 gene encoding telomere binding protein (EggNog:ENOG503NUCB; TransMembrane:3 (o787-804i825-847o875-893i); COG:S) — MDATPAALRARLVERPVASLDELKSIVLPPLALVGALPEKYVAYRADAPPPSALGGWWATMQHALLTHTFVTWGDALQKAHLYDTIIDGYFVPQEPRVWLHTLATCSEQLRAARPGQDARLHPLGRTALVHILERFGQKPLVQKILLAVDAERSAPKRDLAWTDAVGQLVALPTRAANAFEHETPACLGTSLYLGHLAQDWEAALATHGNPQRLAELLAKLVRSGFVAPSPHGSFWASIGPALVARWQDGASAQMAFTDEYTHAWHGVSAELGTALDAVLYALAAYLDQLLTRTHCAWPLDMSEQSAGSEGKHFLSAEATYARSAAYSLLELVGGGDDDVAGMDAVHIGSAYPGTLWSPLLSLALAAWTPHDALQDLVTYWASAERCVRTSVKQEQSLTAMLLAYTTDASAKGAWEALAHSPLFLEGVSRHLDHTDATIRRLGMLVAERVSRITVAPPTKPLSFPSSVWDGRGDGREVCRVLRALADSFQLGEIADAKVDAAAWTDALHLHEEPKSLALPESAPARPAPKTRRLPERVPAKPPPRAPARPKIEVLDETTDEFHTYAPPPQHDMSSDEGADSESDEGEDDKTTLDSAFTKPRPVPVYVYELAPLARERDVYAQKTLLKHAEPLLRRKTGWGAEIAEHAVDLCVALCSMQDTYSLRAFEERRTAALAALCIACPDPVADCLYEQLFLPHYAVAQRIAMLHAVAYAAQELAGQRTPEHINVATTRLADDAAMHAREAGERQTAAADPERHAVRVRRHAVRSALAPDTPLPFAPEGSVRPTVAYTTAALPAFLFPLLNRYWTYCQAHRGQRVLRAGGDVALSAPVLGAILQTLAVLCYYAQNAPHFYQRLVPDVLELVDAVLATPDVDALVAGAALSLALIVLQATLQASQGLDLVRAHAPLLARLQQAAQGCFAAEETRAGLGAPTPEVLAAPSARARRCAAAVVVQLAELQDEAQRAFFHPGRVW; from the exons atggacgcgacgccggcggcgctacgggcgcgcctcgtggaGCGTCCGGTCGCAagcctcgacgagctcaagTCTATCGTGCTGCCGCCGCTTGCGCTAGTCGGTGCACTGCCGGAAAAGTACGTAGCGTACCGCGCAgacgcaccgccgccctCGGCACTCGGGGGGTGGTGGGCGACGATGCAGCATGCGCTTCTCACGCATACATTCGTGACGTGGGGCGACGCACTCCAAAAGGCGCACTTGTACGATACGATTATCGACGGCTACTTTGTCCCGCAGGAGCCGCGGGTGTGGCTGCACACCCtcgcgacgtgctccgagcagctccgcgcagcgcgcccggGCCAGGACGCACGCCTGCACCCGCTTGGGCGTACGGCACTCGTGCACATCCTCGAGCGCTTTGGCCAAAAGCCGCTTGTGCAAAAAATCCTGCTGGCTGTCGACGCGGAGCGGAGCGCCCCGAAACGCGACCTGGCCTGGACCGACGCCGTGGGCCAGCTggtcgcgctgccgacgcgcgccgccaacGCATTTGAGCACGAGACACCGGCATGTCTAGGAACAAG CCTCTATCTCGGCCACCTCGCCCAGGATTgggaggcggcgcttgcgacGCACGGCAACCCCCAACGCCtggccgagctcctggcgaagctcgtgcgcagcggGTTTGTTGCGCCGAGTCCCCACGGCTCGTTTTGGGCATCGATTGGTCCGGCGCTCGTTGCGCGCTGGCAGGACGGTGCATCGGCCCAGATGGCGTTCACGGACGAATATACCCATGCATGGCACGGCGTCagtgccgagctcggcacggcgctggaCGCCGTTCTCTATGCGCTGGCCGCGTacctcgaccagctgctCACTCGCACACACTGCGCATGGCCGCTGGACATGTCGGAGCAAAGCGCCGGGTCTGAAGGCAAGCATTTTCTCTCGGCGGAAGCGACAtacgcacgcagcgcggcctaCTCTCTTCTCGAactcgtcggcggcggagACGACGACGTGGCAGGCATGGATGCCGTACACATCGGCAGTGCATACCCCGGCACGCTCTGGAGCCCGTTGCTGAGCCTTGCGCTGGCAGCCTGGACTCCGCACGACGCCTTGCAGGACCTAGTCACGTACTGggccagcgccgagcggtGTGTACGCACGTCGGTCAAACAGGAACAGTCGCTCACCGCGATGCTCTTGGCGTACACCACGGATGCGTCGGCCAAAGGGGCATGGGAGGCACTGGCGCACAGCCCCCTCTTTCTCGAAGGCGTCTCGCGGCACTTGGATCATACCGATGCGACGATCCGGCGTCTCGGCATGCTcgttgccgagcgcgtgagTCGCATTACCGTCGCTCCGCCGACCAAGCCGCTGTCATTTCCGAGCAGCGTATGGGACGGCCgtggcgacggccgcgaaGTGtgccgcgtcctgcgcgcgctcgccgactcGTTCCAGCTTGGCGAGATCGCGGACGCGAAGGTcgacgcagcggcgtggaccgacgcgctgcacttGCACGAGGAGCCGAAATCGCTTGCGTTGCCGGAATCGGCACCCGCCCGCCCGGCGCCAAAGACACGCCGCCTCCCGGAGCGTGTCCCGGCAaagccgccgcctcgtgcgcctgcgcgccccAAGATTGAagtgctcgacgagacgaCAGACGAATTCCATACgtatgcgccgccgccgcagcacgaTATGAGCTCTGACGAAGGCGCAGACAGCGAGTcggacgagggcgaggacgacaagacgacgctcgactcggCCTTTACCAAGCCGCGCCCGGTGCCAGTCTACGTCtacgagctcgcgccgcttgcgcgcgagcgcgacgtgtaCGCACAAAAGACGCTCCTGAAGCATGCGGAGCCGCTCCTGCGTCGCAAGACGGGGTGGGGCGCCGAGATTGCCGAGCATGCCGTTGATCTGTGCGTCGCCCTGTGCTCGATGCAGGACACCTACTCATTGCGTGCCTTtgaggagcggcgcaccgccgcgctcgccgcgctgtgCATTGCGTGCCCCGACCCTGTGGCCGACTGCCTGTACGAGCAGCTGTTCCTCCCCCACTATgccgtggcgcagcgcatcgcgatGCTGCACGCCGTGGCGTACGCGGCACAAGAGCTTGCCGGTcagcgcacgcccgagcaCATCAACGTGGCGACGACGCGTCTTGCGGACGATGCCGCAATGCATGCACgcgaggccggcgagcgccagacggccgcggcggaccccgagcgccatgcggtgcgtgtgcgccggcacgcggtgcgctcTGCACTCGCGCCGGATACGCCGCTCCCCTTTGCGCCCGAAGGCAGTGTGCGCCCGACGGTCGCGTATACCACTGCGGCGCTCCCGGCGTTCCTCTTTCCCCTGCTGAATCGGTACTGGACGTACTGCCAAGCGCACCGTGgccagcgcgtgctgcgtgccggcggcgacgtggcgctCAGTGCGCCGGTGCTTGGCGCCATTCTCcagacgctcgccgtgctgTGCTACTATGCGCAAAACGCGCCGCACTTTtaccagcgcctcgtccccGATGTGCTCGAGTTGGTAGACGCGGTGCTTGCGACGCCCGACGTCGATGCCCTGGtcgccggtgcggcgctgTCGCTTGCGCTGATTGTGCTGCAGGCCACGCTGCAAGCCTCGCAAGGTCTCGACCTtgtgcgagcgcacgccccCCTGCTTGCGCGTCTGCAGCAGGCCGCACAAGGGTGCTTTGCCGCAGAAGAGAcacgcgccggcctcggtgcCCCCACGCCCGAGGtactcgccgcgccgagcgcgcgtgcgcggcgctgcgctgcggcggtcgtggtgcagcttgccgagctccaggacgaggcgcaaaGAGCCTTTTTCCATCCTGGTCGCGTTTGGTAG
- a CDS encoding uncharacterized protein (EggNog:ENOG503NWMJ; COG:S), producing the protein MSLFKKAQTAVAHNSTFSTFGNSDLKDLQELIHSEKLFVSANAKASGEIQKSADSLRTWGSGEGDDMEDVLPKIALLYEHFSKAELRFNYFVNTMRLHLKSIRSREESYAGMKQRKRQLASKIEGVERRLAKMGPENKELAKVTSSLREMRSDMEVLRNEMTHEEAALGDFKRRTVVEALNLKSGGMMELGEKCIVIAETTRLLSEEIPVVATVPGQGRQPYRNEARTDRLLQEAIRQLDSIHFQPRQDSEALSRNYSSPTLPKHKESTGASLIAAAAGESRTQRPQGHGRSTSALSADSALPADDTSRGSQGWTAPGLGGVPAQDAHAAGLPTVVESEDPRDYAQDYDDEYAPEYAPEYAEGYEQDAYGDALRSEQQSRTSGYEPEPLHEADAYPEPSAFPEPIAEEDEAYAAQPEYHPNYDMDYGYPTDAIPSFPPPPPANGLYASATPNSRGSPLEDLGEGNRAYFEGVGSTKALQAAAARTGSNFPRIDHLDMNRTPGMFATDESSGRSLSPSALRPLGHTSPQAMPSPRLGEGNYQPMSPTVSEPHAPRITAGPAAAKAPSPPTSAVPSFSPHAATQAPQSFAPQSFAPQAAPQSFAPQAAPAYSQAPPPITAPNPARYAASPPATSPLPTAAPVFSTASLYTPHEPTPSYQEAAPQYEAPARAAEPVTTHTTTAPAAPVTTHTGAAPAAPAMSHTGAAPAVQVGAYLPYVADSAPTA; encoded by the exons ATGTCTCTTTTTAAGAAAGCGCAGACAGCTGTCGCGCACAACTCGACGTTCTCTACGTTCGGCAACAGTGACCTGAA GGACCTGCAGGAACTGATCCATTCCGAGAAGCTCTTTGTCAGTGCGAATGCCAAGGCTTCGGGCGAGATCCAGAAGAGCGCCGACTCGCTCCGTACGTGGGGCAGTGGCGAGGGAGATGACATGGAGGATGTGCTCCCCAAGATCGCCCTGCTGTACGAGCACTTTAGCAAGGCGGAGCTGCGCTTTAACTACTTTGTGAACACGATGCGCCTGCATCTCAAGTCGATTcgctcgcgcgaggagTCGTACGCGGGCATgaagcagcgcaagcgccagcTCGCTTCGAAGATCGAAGGcgtggagcgccgcctggccAAGATGGGCCCCGAGAAcaaggagctcgccaaggtgACGAGCAGCCTGCGTGAGATGCGCAGCGATATGGAGGTTCTCCGAAACGAGATGACGCATGAGGaggctgcgctcggcgacttTAAGCGCCGTACGGTTGTCGAGGCCCTGAACCTCAAGAGCGGCGGTATGatggagctcggcgagaagTGCATCGTCATTGCCGAGACTACGCGTCTGCTCAGCGAAGAGATTCCCGTCGTGGCCACGGTTCCTGGCCAGGGCCGCCAGCCCTATCGCA ACGAAGCACGCACGGACCGCCTGCTTCAGGAGGCCATCCGCCAGCTCGACTCGATCCACTTCCAGCCCCGCCAGgacagcgaggcgctgagCCGCAACTATAGCTCGCCTACGCTGCCCAAGCACAAGGAGTCAACCGGTGCATCCCTCATTGCTGCGGCTGCCGGTGAgagccgcacgcagcggcccCAGGGCCACGGCCGCTCCACGTCGGCGCTCTCTGCCGACTCGGCGCTGCCTGCGGACGACACGAGCCGCGGCTCGCAGGGCTGGACCGCCCCGGGTCTCGGCGGTGTGCCCGCGCAGGacgcacacgccgccggcctGCCCACGGTCGTCGAGAGCGAGGACCCCCGCGACTATGCTCAGGACTacgacgacgagtacgCCCCTGAGTACGCCCCTGAGTACGCCGAGGGATACGAGCAGGACGCGtacggcgatgcgctccgcTCTGAGCAGCAGAGCCGTACGAGCGGCtacgagcccgagccgctccacgaggccgacgcgtatcccgagccgagcgccttCCCCGAGCCCATCgcggaggaggacgaggcgtacgcggcgcagcccgagTACCACCCCAACTACGATATGGACTACGGCTACCCCACGGACGCCATCCCCTCGTTCCCCCCGCCCCCCCCTGCGAACGGCCtgtacgcctcggcgacgcccaactcgcgcggctcgccgctTGAGGATCTCGGCGAAGGCAACCGCGCCTACTTTGAAGGTGTCGGCAGCaccaaggcgctgcaggctgccgcggcgcgcaccggcagcAACTTCCCCCGCATCGACCACCTCGATATGAACCGCACACCGGGCATGTTTGCCACCGACGAGTCGAGCGGCCGCAGCCtgtcgccctcggcgctgcgcccgctgGGCCACACCTCGCCCCAGGCGATGCCGTCgccccgcctcggcgaAGGCAACTACCAGCCGATGTCGCCGACCGTCTCGGAGCCCCACGCTCCCCGCATCACGGCGGGCCCCGCtgcggccaaggcgccgagccCTCCGACGAGCGCTGTGCCGAGCTTTTCGCCCCACGCCGCGACACAGGCGCCGCAGAgctttgcgccgcagagctttgcgccgcaggccgcgccgcagagcttcgcgccgcaggccgcgccggcctaCTCGCAGGCGCCTCCCCCCATTACTGCGCCGAACCCCGCGCGGTATgcggcctcgccgccggccacgtcgccgctgccgaccgccgcgccagTGTTCTCTACGGCCTCGCTATACACGCCGCACGAGCCCACGCCGAGCTACCAagaggccgcgccgcagtaCGAGGCGCCTGCCCGTGCGGCTGAGCCTGTGACGACGCACACGACCaccgcgcctgctgcgcccgtGACGACGCATACgggtgcggcgcccgcggcgcccgcgatGTCGCATACGGGTGCTGCGCCCGCTGTCCAGGTGGGTGCCTACCTTCCCTATGTCGCCGACTCTGCCCCTACCGCGTAG
- the CBF1 gene encoding basic helix-loop-helix protein (EggNog:ENOG503P143; BUSCO:EOG09263P17; COG:K), producing the protein MAPATGAGQTAPSDAPHAYVDQQTSYDAGADAGAAGSAQEGDATGANSAQNAGIEKDVGTILAGLNQEQLASIVAAARASGSEDPQYSGTEDFDSSNALAHLPHSLGQAASTLTSFASSFKRSNAPVISPDEEMAGSGLSDSTGHLGDAPPPPGMEHDMSQQHHAHSRHVGHGQGEHKAHSVTHDPASTAAALAAMGTLAGRQLQQHGQAHGLDAGRDGSLGDGLDAKFVGDHSLGGARYKRKGPELDRQRKDNHKEVERRRRSAINDGIVQLSQIVPGCDVKNTNKGSIIVAAVRYIQDLKNNEASNIEKWTLEKLLMDQAMNDLSISLDESRREVERLRAQLGMAEANASGSAEKHTAGPYGDQRFQAPQSYHAEDGASGEQDLAVSLDQGHHDASLDPFAPKDRTGASLDHASNVRV; encoded by the exons ATGGCGCCTGCTACGGGAGCAGGACaaacggcgccgagcgacgcgccacaTGCATACGTGGACCAGCAAACATCCTACGATGCCGGCGCGGACGCGGGTGCCGCTGGCAGCGCCCAGGAGGGCGacgcgacgggcgcgaACAGCGCGCAGAACGCGGGTATTGAGAAGGATGTCGGCACGATACTCGCGGGCCTGAACcaggagcagctcgccagcatcgtcgctgctgcg cgcgcgtcgggctCCGAGGACCCGCAGTACTCGGGCACGGAAGACTTTGACTCGTCcaacgcgctcgcgcacctgccCCACAGCCTCGGCCAGGCGGCCTCGACCCTCACCTCGTTCGCCTCGTCATTCAAGCGCTCGAACGCGCCGGTGATCAGCCCGGACGAGGAGATGGCCGGCAGCGGCCTCTCAGACTCGACCGgccacctcggcgacgcgccgccgcccccggGCATGGAGCACGACATGTCGCAGCAACACCACGCACACTCGCGCCACGTCGGCCACGGCCAGGGCGAGCACAAGGCGCACTCGGTCACGCACGACccggcgtcgaccgccgcggccctcGCCGCGAtgggcacgctcgccggccgccagctgcagcagcacggccAGGCGCACGGTCTCGACGCGGGCCGCGACGGCTCGCTGGGCGACGGGCTCGACGCCAAGTTTGTCGGCGACCATTCGCTGGGTGGCGCACGCTACAAGCGCAAGGggcccgagctcgaccgccaGCGCAAGGACAACCACAaggaggtcgagcgccgccgccgctcggcgatcAACGACGGCATTGTGCAGCTCTCGCAGATTGTCCCGGGCTGCGACGTGAAGAACACCAACAAGGGCTCGATTATCGTGGCCGCCGTGCGATACATCCAGGACTTGAAGAACAACGAGGCGAGCAACATTGAAAAGTGGACGCTCGAGAAGCTCCTCATGGACCAGGCTATGAACGACCTCAGCatctcgctcgacgagagccgccgcgaggtcgagcgcctccgcgcgcagctgggtatggccgaggcgaacgcctcgggcagcgcaGAGAAGCACACGGCTGGCCCCTACGGCGACCAGCGTTTCCAGGCCCCGCAGTCCTACCACGCCGAGGACGGGGCCAGCGGCGAACAAGACTTGGCCGTGTCCCTCGACCAGGGGCACCACGATGCATCCCTCGACCCTTTTGCGCCCAAGGACCGcacgggcgcgtcgctggaCCACGCGAGCAACGTGCGCGTGTAA